In the Deltaproteobacteria bacterium genome, one interval contains:
- the radA gene encoding DNA repair protein RadA: protein MKKTKTHSQFVCQNCGNSSPRWLGKCPECGSWNTYVEEKTQKGKRKARKAHSVEPVAITEIVTDKEDRISTGNKELDRVLGGGFVPGSVILVGGDPGIGKSTLALQMLNDIGGKKEGRNSSDYRLLYVTGEESPQQVRMRAERTGVSSDTVFVLTETSVETILEEIEKLEPEIAVIDSIQTMFTEDFGSAPGSVGQIRECTAKLMQHAKSRGTAIFLIGHVTKEGTIAGPKVLEHLVDTVLYFEGGKDHPYRILRAVKNRFGSTNEIGVFEMLDSGLREVANPSEIFLSERPENASGSIVTPSIEGTRPILVEIQALVSPCGFGVPRRTTIGLDNNRVSLLVAVLEKRAGLQILGQDIFMNVAGGVKIEEPAIDLAISMALVSSFLNKPVGPDTVVFGEVGLAGEIRGVSQVDLRINEARKLGFKKCVLPRINLDRIGSGDDSISLIGVDSVESAIEVFF, encoded by the coding sequence ATGAAGAAAACAAAAACACACTCTCAGTTCGTATGCCAGAACTGCGGCAACTCCTCCCCCAGGTGGCTCGGGAAATGCCCGGAATGCGGGAGCTGGAACACTTACGTCGAGGAGAAGACCCAAAAGGGAAAGAGAAAAGCACGAAAAGCGCATTCCGTCGAGCCCGTTGCCATTACGGAAATCGTGACCGATAAGGAGGACAGGATCTCGACGGGGAATAAGGAGCTCGACAGGGTGCTCGGGGGAGGGTTCGTCCCGGGTTCCGTGATACTCGTAGGGGGCGATCCCGGAATCGGGAAATCGACTCTGGCCCTTCAGATGCTGAACGATATAGGCGGGAAAAAAGAGGGCCGTAATTCCTCTGATTACAGACTCCTCTATGTAACCGGCGAGGAATCGCCGCAGCAGGTCAGGATGAGAGCCGAGAGGACAGGGGTGTCCTCGGATACGGTGTTCGTGCTTACGGAAACTTCGGTCGAGACGATACTCGAGGAAATAGAGAAGCTCGAACCTGAAATAGCGGTGATTGATTCGATTCAGACCATGTTTACGGAGGATTTCGGCTCTGCGCCGGGGAGCGTGGGGCAGATAAGGGAATGCACGGCCAAGCTGATGCAGCACGCCAAGTCCAGGGGTACCGCGATTTTTCTTATAGGCCACGTGACGAAGGAAGGGACTATAGCGGGCCCGAAGGTTCTCGAGCATCTCGTGGACACGGTGCTCTACTTCGAGGGGGGAAAGGACCACCCGTACAGGATTTTGAGAGCGGTCAAAAACAGATTCGGATCTACTAACGAAATTGGGGTGTTCGAGATGCTGGACAGCGGGCTCAGGGAGGTAGCAAATCCGTCCGAGATATTCCTATCCGAAAGACCGGAGAACGCTTCGGGCTCTATTGTGACGCCGAGCATCGAGGGTACACGGCCCATACTGGTGGAGATACAGGCGCTCGTCTCCCCCTGCGGATTCGGGGTGCCGAGGAGAACGACTATCGGACTCGACAATAACCGGGTCTCCCTTCTCGTAGCGGTTCTGGAAAAAAGAGCGGGGCTTCAGATACTGGGACAGGACATTTTTATGAACGTCGCGGGGGGAGTAAAGATAGAGGAGCCCGCGATTGATCTCGCCATATCGATGGCGCTTGTCTCGAGCTTCCTCAACAAACCGGTTGGACCGGATACGGTAGTATTCGGGGAGGTGGGACTCGCGGGGGAAATAAGGGGGGTGTCTCAGGTTGATCTGAGAATAAACGAGGCCCGGAAGCTCGGATTTAAAAAGTGCGTTCTGCCCAGGATAAATCTTGACAGAATCGGCTCCGGGGATGATTCTATTTCCCTTATCGGAGTTGATTCCGTGGAAAGTGCAATCGAAGTATTTTTCTGA
- a CDS encoding DUF5993 family protein, with translation MMAALFLLFVVTMLLAWYGKRRASIYLFFITLVLCALWFRHHITEHLNINL, from the coding sequence ATGATGGCTGCGCTTTTTCTACTGTTCGTAGTTACGATGCTGCTTGCATGGTACGGCAAACGAAGAGCATCGATTTATTTATTCTTTATTACGCTCGTTCTTTGCGCGTTGTGGTTCAGGCATCATATAACCGAGCATTTAAATATTAATTTGTGA
- a CDS encoding disulfide bond formation protein B, producing the protein MNPALARNLNALGVLGICGVLLGAYFIQFVKGEFPCPLCLLQRLGMLGVAFGAMLNLRFGIRPSHYGISLLSAVFGASVSVRQILLHIVPGTGSYGSPVLGLHLYTWAFVVFVAAIFLIGLMMLWERQFRENHESNSPENMSRFIKTVFFLAVFISASNVVTTFLECGPGQCPDNPVSYEELR; encoded by the coding sequence ATGAATCCTGCGCTTGCCAGAAACTTAAACGCCCTCGGCGTGCTTGGAATTTGCGGCGTTCTCCTGGGGGCCTACTTTATACAGTTCGTTAAAGGGGAGTTCCCGTGTCCGCTCTGCCTGCTCCAGAGACTAGGCATGCTGGGCGTCGCCTTCGGAGCAATGCTCAATCTGAGATTCGGGATTCGCCCCTCGCATTACGGTATTTCTCTCTTGAGCGCCGTATTCGGAGCCTCGGTCTCAGTCCGTCAGATACTTCTTCATATTGTGCCTGGTACGGGAAGCTACGGGTCCCCTGTCCTGGGTCTTCACCTCTACACATGGGCGTTCGTCGTCTTCGTTGCGGCCATTTTCCTTATCGGACTCATGATGCTCTGGGAGCGGCAATTCAGGGAAAATCATGAAAGTAATTCTCCCGAAAATATGAGCCGGTTCATTAAAACCGTATTCTTTCTGGCGGTTTTCATATCGGCCTCAAACGTAGTTACGACTTTTCTCGAATGCGGACCCGGTCAGTGTCCCGATAATCCCGTATCCTATGAAGAGCTTCGTTAA
- a CDS encoding carbonic anhydrase has product MSDGSAFSRRRFLQIGGAGVLGAGFIDPLGNFLLTGEARAEDVKTPKNGDESLKKLMEGNKRFVNATKEGYTRRTPERREITAQGQNPFAVILACADSRVAPEILFDQGIGDLFVVRVAGNIVNPQNYGIKGSIEFGVKALGANLIMVLGHSACGAVAGAIQALESGTSFPGSIENIVKTIEPAVKKVKGEPGDLLENSIVSNVKFGVRKLNNSEPVIAPMVKEGKVKIVGGNYDLKTGEVTIVT; this is encoded by the coding sequence ATGTCAGACGGTTCAGCTTTTTCCAGACGCAGGTTTTTGCAAATAGGCGGAGCAGGAGTATTGGGCGCGGGATTTATTGATCCTTTGGGGAATTTTCTCCTGACCGGGGAAGCGAGGGCGGAGGATGTTAAGACTCCTAAAAACGGTGATGAATCTTTAAAGAAGCTGATGGAAGGCAACAAGCGCTTTGTCAATGCCACAAAAGAGGGTTATACGAGAAGAACTCCCGAACGCAGAGAGATCACGGCTCAGGGGCAGAATCCGTTTGCCGTAATTCTAGCTTGCGCCGATTCCAGGGTCGCGCCCGAGATTCTTTTCGATCAGGGCATAGGTGATCTGTTCGTCGTAAGGGTTGCCGGGAATATCGTCAATCCTCAGAACTACGGAATAAAGGGCAGTATCGAATTCGGTGTAAAGGCTCTGGGAGCGAATCTGATAATGGTGCTCGGACACAGCGCCTGCGGGGCTGTGGCGGGGGCAATCCAGGCTTTGGAGTCGGGGACCAGTTTTCCGGGCTCTATAGAAAATATAGTCAAAACAATCGAGCCCGCCGTGAAAAAGGTCAAAGGCGAGCCCGGAGACCTGCTCGAAAATTCTATCGTTTCCAATGTGAAGTTCGGAGTCCGGAAATTAAATAACTCCGAGCCGGTTATAGCTCCGATGGTGAAAGAGGGGAAGGTGAAAATCGTAGGAGGCAATTACGATTTAAAGACCGGCGAAGTCACGATTGTGACGTAG
- a CDS encoding cation diffusion facilitator family transporter gives MASSSKKVIYAALVGNALIAVTKFIAAILTGSSAMLSEGIHSVVDTGNQMLILLGLRRATKPPDKNFPFGHGKEVYFWSFVVAILIFALGAGISIYEGVLHLMHPEPVESPYINYIVLGLAMLFEGAAWYFAFKEFSSARGKWSYLTAVKRAKDPTVFVVLFEDSAALLGLAVAFLGIFLGQITGVVYFDGAASIAIGIILGGTAVWLAYETKGLLIGESANEYIVEGIRQIAGKNKIIDHVNEVLTLHMGPEFILANISIDFRDDARAEEIEIAVEKLDKEIKGQFPLVKRIFVEGEARRERTGKRNS, from the coding sequence TTGGCGTCGTCGTCCAAAAAAGTCATTTACGCGGCCCTGGTCGGCAACGCGCTCATTGCAGTTACGAAATTCATAGCGGCTATATTAACAGGAAGCTCCGCAATGCTGTCGGAGGGCATTCACTCGGTTGTCGATACGGGCAACCAGATGCTCATACTTCTCGGACTAAGGAGGGCTACAAAACCGCCCGACAAGAATTTCCCCTTCGGCCACGGAAAGGAGGTTTATTTCTGGAGCTTTGTTGTTGCGATTCTGATATTCGCCCTGGGCGCGGGAATATCCATTTATGAAGGCGTCCTCCACCTGATGCATCCCGAGCCCGTCGAGAGTCCTTACATAAACTATATTGTTCTGGGGCTGGCGATGCTCTTTGAGGGAGCCGCATGGTACTTCGCGTTTAAGGAGTTCAGCAGCGCCAGGGGCAAGTGGAGTTATCTCACGGCCGTTAAGCGCGCTAAAGACCCTACCGTATTCGTAGTGCTCTTCGAGGATTCGGCGGCTCTTCTCGGACTTGCCGTTGCTTTTCTGGGGATTTTTCTCGGCCAGATTACAGGTGTGGTTTATTTTGACGGAGCGGCGTCGATTGCAATCGGCATAATTCTCGGAGGAACGGCGGTATGGCTTGCCTACGAGACAAAGGGACTCTTGATAGGCGAGAGCGCCAATGAGTACATAGTGGAGGGGATACGCCAGATTGCGGGTAAAAATAAGATAATAGATCATGTAAATGAAGTTCTCACACTCCACATGGGGCCGGAGTTCATATTGGCCAATATAAGCATTGATTTCAGGGACGACGCCAGGGCCGAGGAAATTGAGATTGCCGTAGAGAAACTGGATAAAGAGATAAAGGGGCAATTCCCTCTTGTTAAAAGAATATTTGTTGAAGGCGAGGCGAGAAGAGAGCGTACCGGGAAGCGTAATAGCTGA